In Streptomyces sp. NBC_01426, one genomic interval encodes:
- a CDS encoding hemolysin family protein, with product MTAIQLLIGLATLVVNAFFVGAEFALISVRRSQIEPYAEQGDRRARAVVWGLEHLSALMAAAQLGITLCTLVLGVVAEPAIAHLLTPLFDLVGVPDGLTHAISFVVALALATYLHMLFGEMLPKNVALSEPVRTALLLGPPLVTLAKALRPVIFAINAFANALLRLLRVDVKDEVAATFSDDELARMVKDSSAAGLIDGRASERLHDALELGRRPVTDVVLPSDRVVPAREGISAAGLERLSAESGYSRFPVIDAEHRILGYLHVKDALDVAERDEPFPLSELRPIAQVRAETPLDDVLTAMRRSRTHLAAVLGQDGVMTGLVTMEDVLRELFGRPASA from the coding sequence ATGACCGCGATCCAGTTGCTGATCGGCCTGGCGACGCTGGTCGTGAACGCCTTCTTCGTCGGCGCGGAGTTCGCGCTGATCTCCGTCCGGCGCAGCCAGATCGAGCCGTACGCCGAGCAGGGCGACCGGCGGGCCCGCGCCGTGGTGTGGGGCCTGGAACACCTGTCGGCGCTGATGGCGGCGGCGCAACTGGGCATCACCCTCTGCACCCTGGTGCTGGGTGTGGTGGCCGAGCCTGCGATCGCCCACCTGCTGACGCCGCTGTTCGACCTGGTCGGCGTACCGGACGGGCTGACCCACGCGATCTCGTTCGTGGTGGCGCTGGCCCTGGCGACGTACCTGCACATGCTGTTCGGCGAGATGCTGCCGAAGAACGTGGCGCTCTCCGAACCGGTGCGCACCGCGTTGCTGCTGGGGCCGCCGCTGGTGACCCTGGCGAAGGCCCTCCGGCCGGTGATCTTCGCGATCAACGCCTTCGCGAACGCCCTGCTGCGCCTGCTGCGGGTGGACGTGAAGGACGAGGTCGCGGCGACCTTCTCGGACGACGAGCTCGCCCGGATGGTCAAGGACTCCAGTGCCGCCGGACTGATCGACGGCCGCGCGAGCGAGCGGCTGCACGACGCCCTGGAGCTGGGCCGTCGTCCGGTCACCGATGTGGTGCTGCCGTCGGACCGGGTCGTCCCGGCGCGCGAGGGCATCTCCGCGGCGGGTCTGGAACGGTTGTCGGCCGAGTCCGGCTACTCCCGCTTCCCGGTGATCGACGCGGAGCACAGGATCCTCGGCTACCTGCACGTCAAGGACGCGCTGGACGTGGCCGAGCGGGACGAACCGTTCCCGCTGTCCGAGCTGCGCCCGATCGCCCAGGTGCGGGCGGAGACCCCGCTGGACGACGTGCTGACCGCCATGCGGCGCAGCCGTACCCACCTGGCGGCGGTGCTCGGCCAGGACGGCGTCATGACGGGCCTGGTCACGATGGAGGACGTGCTGCGCGAGCTGTTCGGCAGGCCGGCGTCCGCGTGA
- a CDS encoding helix-turn-helix domain-containing protein: MQHGPAVRRRKLGEELRALRDRSGLTSGEAARIVGWHQSKISRIETGRSGAKTADIRLLLDAYGDVVSAQQRALLEALGASAAGSGAGDAARGRQWWHDYRGLLPQEYRDFISLEAGARAARTVELSVVPGLLQTPGYARAVTRAALGGLPEPKVDALVDVRLARQSVLRADPPLQLSAVLDEAVLRRQIGGPGVMEEQLRHLVEVALLPQVRLQVLPFSVGGHLGLTGPFVIFSFPNIADLDVVVLDHLTSSLYLERKEDLEAYSAAFRTIQAHALPPQDSSDLISSIADDA; this comes from the coding sequence ATGCAGCACGGTCCCGCGGTGCGCCGGCGCAAGCTCGGCGAGGAACTGCGTGCGCTCCGTGACCGGTCCGGACTCACCAGTGGTGAGGCGGCCCGGATCGTGGGATGGCATCAGTCGAAAATCAGCCGCATCGAGACGGGTCGCAGTGGCGCGAAGACAGCGGACATCCGGCTGCTGCTCGACGCCTACGGCGATGTGGTCAGCGCCCAGCAGCGGGCCCTCTTGGAGGCCCTCGGGGCCTCGGCGGCGGGCTCGGGCGCGGGCGACGCCGCGCGCGGCCGGCAGTGGTGGCACGACTACCGGGGACTGCTGCCGCAGGAGTACCGGGACTTCATCAGCCTGGAGGCAGGCGCCCGCGCCGCGCGGACGGTGGAACTCTCCGTGGTTCCGGGTCTGTTGCAGACGCCGGGGTACGCGCGCGCCGTGACCAGGGCGGCTCTGGGCGGGTTGCCGGAGCCGAAGGTGGACGCGCTGGTCGACGTACGGCTGGCCCGACAGTCGGTGCTGCGGGCCGATCCGCCGCTCCAGCTGAGCGCCGTGCTGGACGAGGCGGTGCTACGGCGCCAGATCGGGGGGCCGGGGGTGATGGAGGAGCAGTTGCGGCACCTGGTGGAGGTGGCCCTGTTGCCCCAAGTGCGGCTCCAGGTACTGCCGTTCAGCGTGGGGGGTCATCTCGGCCTCACCGGACCGTTCGTCATCTTCTCATTTCCGAACATCGCCGATCTGGATGTGGTGGTCCTCGACCATTTGACGAGTAGCCTCTATCTGGAGCGGAAGGAAGACCTAGAGGCGTACAGCGCCGCGTTCCGCACCATCCAGGCGCACGCCCTCCCGCCCCAGGACTCGTCGGATCTCATCAGCTCCATCGCTGACGACGCGTAA
- a CDS encoding ATP-binding protein, with protein sequence MADHQEASVTLPSDPASVAAARRYVAEVLGEWGLPDESETADTVRLIVSELATNAVQHTRGQSPTFTVDVRLERGEWLRVGVTDSHPRHPRRLPAAVQQDNGRGMVIIRWLAAEAGGRLSVTPTEDGGKTVWIALPWTAVAAAKAPTGC encoded by the coding sequence ATGGCAGATCACCAGGAAGCATCCGTCACCCTGCCGAGCGACCCGGCCTCGGTCGCCGCTGCCCGCCGGTACGTCGCGGAAGTACTCGGTGAATGGGGACTGCCCGACGAATCCGAGACCGCCGACACCGTGCGACTGATCGTCTCGGAACTCGCGACCAACGCGGTCCAGCACACGCGCGGCCAGTCGCCCACGTTCACCGTCGACGTCCGGCTGGAGCGCGGTGAATGGCTGCGCGTCGGGGTGACCGACAGTCACCCGCGCCATCCCCGGCGGCTCCCCGCGGCGGTCCAGCAGGACAACGGGCGGGGCATGGTCATCATCCGTTGGCTGGCTGCCGAGGCGGGCGGGCGGCTGTCGGTCACCCCGACCGAGGACGGCGGCAAGACCGTGTGGATCGCGCTGCCGTGGACCGCGGTGGCCGCGGCGAAGGCTCCCACCGGCTGTTGA
- a CDS encoding class I SAM-dependent methyltransferase, producing MPRRPADPVHHPHFARFYARFSTAAETRGGIGTLREELLHGVSGRVIEIGAGNGLNFAHYPRAVSEVVAVEPERSLRRLAAAAALRAEVPVDLVPGVAEALPVKSEAFDVAVASLVLCTVRSLPRALAELHRVLRPDAELRFFEHGLAPGPGMGAVQRTLDRTVWPRLFGGCHTARDPLAAIEAAGFRIVSHRAFRLPERGPALPTSYCVIGSARRVED from the coding sequence ATGCCCCGCCGACCCGCCGACCCGGTCCATCACCCGCACTTCGCGCGTTTCTACGCCCGCTTCAGCACCGCCGCCGAGACCCGCGGCGGCATCGGCACGCTCCGCGAGGAACTGCTGCACGGCGTGTCCGGTCGTGTCATCGAGATCGGCGCCGGCAACGGCCTCAACTTCGCGCACTACCCCCGGGCGGTCTCCGAGGTGGTCGCCGTCGAACCGGAGCGCTCCCTGCGTCGACTCGCCGCGGCGGCCGCGCTGCGCGCCGAGGTCCCGGTCGACCTCGTGCCCGGCGTCGCCGAGGCGCTGCCGGTCAAGAGCGAGGCCTTCGACGTGGCCGTGGCCTCGTTGGTGCTGTGTACGGTACGCAGCCTGCCGCGCGCCCTCGCGGAACTGCACCGGGTGCTCCGCCCCGACGCCGAGCTGCGGTTCTTCGAACACGGTCTCGCGCCCGGCCCCGGCATGGGCGCCGTCCAGCGGACGCTGGACCGGACCGTCTGGCCCCGGCTCTTCGGCGGCTGCCACACGGCCCGCGACCCGCTCGCCGCGATCGAGGCGGCCGGCTTCCGGATCGTCTCGCACCGCGCCTTCCGGCTGCCGGAACGCGGCCCGGCGCTCCCCACCTCGTACTGCGTCATCGGCTCGGCCCGCCGCGTGGAGGACTGA
- the bioD gene encoding dethiobiotin synthase, translating to MTILMISGTGTEIGKTVTTAAIATTATAAGLTVAVLKPAQTGVGPDEPGDAAEVARLAGPSVTAEELARYPEPLAPDTAARRSGLAPVSPRAVAEAAHRLDLSHDLVLVEGAGGLLVRFDEEGNTLADVARLLDAPVLIVAPAGLGTLNATTLTAEALRARSLTPWGVVVGSWPAAPDLASRCNLADLPKSAGVPLMGAVPQGSGALAPADFRTAAPTWLGPMLHGTWSETEFLRAWQP from the coding sequence ATGACGATCCTGATGATCTCCGGCACCGGTACGGAAATCGGCAAGACGGTGACGACCGCCGCCATCGCGACGACCGCGACGGCCGCCGGCCTGACCGTGGCGGTGCTCAAACCGGCCCAGACCGGCGTCGGCCCGGACGAACCGGGTGACGCGGCGGAAGTCGCGCGGCTGGCCGGTCCGTCCGTGACCGCCGAGGAACTGGCCCGCTATCCCGAACCCCTGGCGCCCGACACGGCGGCCCGGCGCTCGGGGCTGGCACCGGTCTCGCCCCGAGCCGTCGCCGAGGCCGCGCACCGGCTCGACCTCTCCCACGACCTGGTCCTGGTCGAGGGGGCGGGCGGGCTCCTGGTCCGCTTCGACGAGGAGGGCAACACCCTGGCCGACGTGGCCCGCCTGCTCGACGCCCCCGTGCTGATCGTCGCCCCGGCGGGGCTCGGCACGCTGAACGCCACCACCCTCACGGCCGAGGCCCTGCGGGCCCGGTCGTTGACCCCGTGGGGCGTGGTGGTCGGCAGTTGGCCCGCCGCCCCGGACCTGGCCTCGCGGTGCAACCTCGCCGACCTGCCGAAGTCCGCGGGTGTCCCGCTGATGGGCGCCGTCCCGCAGGGTTCGGGCGCGTTGGCCCCGGCCGACTTCCGTACGGCGGCCCCCACGTGGCTGGGGCCGATGCTCCACGGCACCTGGTCGGAAACGGAGTTCCTGCGAGCCTGGCAGCCCTGA
- the bioB gene encoding biotin synthase BioB yields MDLLNTLVDKGLRRELPTREEALAVLATSDDELLDVVTAAGKVRRQWFGRRVKLNYLVNLKSGLCPEDCSYCSQRLGSKAEILKYTWLKPEEASQAAAAGVAGGAKRVCLVASGRGPTDRDVDRVGKTIEAIKEQNEGIEVCACLGLLSDGQAERLKDAGADAYNHNLNTSEATYGQITKTHTYADRVDTVQKAHAAGLSACSGLIAGMGESDEDLVDVVYSLRALDPDSVPVNFLIPFEGTPLAKEWNLTPQRCLRILAMVRFVCPDVEVRLAGGREVHLRSMQPLALHLVNSIFLGDYLTSEGQAGQADLDMIADAGFEVEGAGTTTLPTHRADAAAAPAAAGGCGSHGGGASLCGPSDAAGSAEAAGCGSACGGCSGHAEPAAASRARVEPGEVRSDLVSVRRRGAGTDIAPNA; encoded by the coding sequence ATGGACCTGCTGAACACCCTGGTGGACAAGGGGCTGCGGCGCGAGCTGCCGACCCGCGAAGAGGCGCTCGCCGTACTGGCGACCTCGGACGACGAACTGCTCGACGTGGTGACCGCGGCCGGCAAGGTACGCCGCCAGTGGTTCGGCCGTCGAGTAAAGCTGAACTACCTGGTCAACCTGAAGTCGGGCCTCTGCCCGGAGGACTGCTCGTACTGTTCCCAGCGCCTGGGTTCGAAGGCGGAGATCCTCAAGTACACGTGGCTGAAACCGGAGGAGGCCTCCCAGGCCGCCGCGGCCGGCGTCGCGGGCGGGGCCAAGCGGGTCTGTCTGGTGGCGAGCGGACGCGGTCCGACGGACCGTGACGTGGACCGGGTCGGCAAGACGATCGAGGCGATCAAGGAGCAGAACGAGGGCATCGAGGTCTGTGCCTGCCTGGGTCTGCTCTCGGACGGTCAGGCGGAGCGTCTGAAGGACGCGGGTGCGGATGCCTACAACCACAACCTCAACACCTCCGAGGCCACGTACGGGCAGATCACCAAGACCCACACCTACGCGGACCGCGTCGACACGGTGCAGAAGGCGCACGCCGCCGGCCTGTCCGCCTGCTCCGGCCTGATCGCGGGCATGGGCGAGAGCGACGAGGACCTCGTCGACGTCGTCTACTCGCTGCGCGCGCTGGACCCGGACTCGGTGCCGGTCAACTTCCTGATCCCCTTCGAGGGCACGCCGCTGGCCAAGGAGTGGAACCTCACCCCGCAGCGCTGCCTCCGGATCCTGGCGATGGTGCGGTTCGTCTGCCCCGACGTCGAGGTCCGGCTCGCGGGCGGGCGCGAGGTGCACCTGCGCTCGATGCAGCCGCTGGCCCTGCACCTGGTCAACTCGATCTTCCTCGGCGACTACCTGACCAGTGAGGGCCAGGCCGGTCAGGCCGACCTGGACATGATCGCGGACGCCGGTTTCGAGGTGGAGGGCGCCGGTACGACGACCCTGCCCACGCACCGCGCCGACGCGGCGGCCGCGCCCGCAGCGGCCGGAGGCTGCGGTTCGCACGGCGGCGGCGCCTCGCTCTGCGGCCCGTCCGACGCCGCGGGCTCCGCCGAGGCGGCGGGCTGCGGTTCGGCGTGCGGCGGTTGCTCGGGGCACGCCGAGCCGGCGGCCGCCTCCCGCGCCCGGGTCGAGCCCGGTGAGGTGCGCTCGGACCTGGTGTCGGTGCGTCGACGTGGCGCGGGGACGGACATCGCCCCCAATGCCTGA
- a CDS encoding VOC family protein, which yields MFLNPVRHITFDAVDPYKIAEFWSAVTGYPIHPDDVEGDDEILLEPGQPGVPGLLFIRVPDAKSVKNRVHLDIQPPTGTRDETVTRLTGLGARIVDDRRDEDGVLGWVVLADPEGNELCIERSAEERAGS from the coding sequence ATGTTTCTCAACCCTGTCCGCCACATCACCTTCGACGCGGTCGACCCCTACAAGATCGCCGAGTTCTGGTCGGCCGTGACCGGTTACCCGATCCATCCGGACGACGTGGAGGGCGACGACGAGATCCTGCTGGAGCCGGGACAGCCCGGCGTCCCGGGCCTGTTGTTCATCCGCGTGCCGGACGCCAAGTCCGTGAAGAACCGGGTCCACCTGGACATCCAGCCGCCCACCGGGACGCGCGACGAGACCGTCACGCGGCTGACCGGGCTCGGGGCGCGGATCGTGGACGACCGGCGGGACGAGGACGGGGTGCTCGGCTGGGTCGTGCTCGCCGACCCCGAGGGGAACGAACTGTGCATCGAGCGCAGCGCCGAGGAGCGCGCCGGCTCCTGA
- a CDS encoding DUF397 domain-containing protein — protein sequence MSATPLSTSGLLISARWRRSSRSTGMNNCVEAAVLRGGLLAVRDSKRTDGPAVLFTGPAWQGFLASVRTDAHA from the coding sequence GTGTCCGCAACCCCCTTATCCACCAGCGGACTTCTGATCAGCGCGCGGTGGCGGCGGAGCAGCCGCAGCACCGGGATGAACAACTGCGTGGAAGCGGCCGTCCTCCGTGGCGGCCTGCTGGCCGTCCGTGACTCCAAACGGACGGACGGCCCGGCCGTGCTCTTCACCGGGCCGGCCTGGCAGGGCTTCCTCGCATCCGTACGGACGGACGCTCACGCCTGA
- a CDS encoding hemolysin family protein, whose amino-acid sequence MTEVLLLIVALLLCLACGVFVAAEFSLTTVERSELERAVERGERGADSALAAVRSLTFQLSGAQLGITVTGLVIGMLSKPSISALLQGPFQAMGLSAAAASSAALVVGTVLSTVVLMVVGELVPKNWAISSPLAIAKRVATMQRAFSRAFRPLISHLNTTANHLVRRFGLEPAEELASARSPQELVALARHSAKAGSLEKDTAELFVRTLNLADLTAENVMTPRVQVTALDVQTTAEDVANATLATGLSRFPVYRGSLDTVVGTVHIKDVLALPAEDRHRYPVERLLREPLLVPESLTVDRLLDRLSGRQTMAVVIDEYGGTAGVATLEDIVEEVVGEVRDEHDPHETPDLAPAGTDASGRALYSADGAARTDQLRRIGLRVPDGPYETLAGLVATELGRIPAVGDSMELDGWRLDVVDASGHRAARVLLHTPVESADNDGAEETR is encoded by the coding sequence ATGACCGAAGTGCTCCTGCTCATCGTGGCGCTGCTGCTCTGCCTGGCCTGCGGAGTCTTCGTCGCGGCCGAGTTCTCGTTGACGACCGTCGAGCGCAGTGAACTGGAACGCGCCGTCGAACGCGGCGAACGCGGGGCCGACAGCGCCCTGGCAGCCGTTCGGAGCCTGACCTTCCAGCTCTCGGGCGCCCAACTCGGCATCACCGTGACGGGTCTGGTCATCGGCATGCTCTCCAAGCCCTCGATCTCGGCCCTGCTCCAGGGCCCCTTCCAGGCCATGGGCCTGTCGGCCGCGGCCGCGTCCTCCGCCGCCCTGGTCGTGGGCACCGTCCTGTCGACCGTCGTCCTGATGGTCGTCGGCGAGCTGGTGCCGAAGAACTGGGCCATCTCCTCGCCGCTCGCCATCGCCAAGCGCGTGGCCACCATGCAGCGGGCCTTCAGTCGTGCCTTCAGGCCGCTGATCAGCCATCTGAACACCACCGCGAACCACCTCGTCCGCCGGTTCGGCCTGGAGCCGGCCGAGGAACTGGCCTCGGCACGCAGCCCTCAGGAGCTCGTGGCCCTGGCCCGGCACTCCGCGAAGGCGGGCTCGCTGGAGAAGGACACCGCCGAGCTGTTCGTGCGGACCCTGAACCTGGCCGACCTGACCGCGGAGAACGTCATGACCCCGCGCGTCCAGGTCACCGCCCTCGACGTGCAGACCACCGCCGAGGACGTGGCGAACGCCACCCTGGCCACCGGCCTGTCGCGCTTCCCGGTGTACCGGGGCAGCCTCGACACCGTCGTCGGCACCGTGCACATCAAGGACGTGCTGGCGCTGCCCGCCGAGGACCGGCACCGGTACCCCGTCGAGCGACTGCTGCGCGAGCCGCTGCTGGTACCCGAGTCACTGACCGTGGACCGGCTGCTGGACCGGCTGTCGGGCCGGCAGACGATGGCCGTCGTCATCGACGAGTACGGCGGCACCGCCGGTGTGGCCACGCTGGAGGACATCGTCGAGGAGGTCGTGGGCGAGGTCCGCGACGAGCACGACCCGCACGAGACCCCGGACCTGGCCCCGGCCGGCACGGACGCCTCGGGACGGGCCCTGTACTCGGCCGACGGCGCCGCCCGCACCGACCAGCTCCGGCGGATCGGGCTGCGGGTCCCGGACGGCCCGTACGAGACGCTGGCCGGTCTCGTGGCCACCGAATTGGGCCGGATCCCGGCCGTCGGCGACAGCATGGAACTGGACGGCTGGCGGCTGGACGTGGTGGACGCGAGCGGGCATCGGGCCGCGCGGGTGCTGCTGCACACGCCGGTCGAGTCCGCCGACAACGACGGTGCGGAGGAGACCCGATGA
- a CDS encoding urease subunit gamma: MQLTPHEQERLLIHVAADVAEKRRARGVRLNHPEAVALITSHILEGARDGRTVAELMASGRTVLAREEVMEGIPEMIHDVQVEATFPDGTKLVTVHDPIV; encoded by the coding sequence GTGCAATTGACACCGCACGAGCAGGAGAGACTGCTCATCCACGTGGCGGCGGACGTGGCCGAGAAGCGGAGGGCGCGCGGGGTGCGCCTCAACCACCCGGAGGCGGTGGCCCTCATCACCTCGCACATCCTCGAAGGCGCCCGGGACGGGCGGACGGTGGCCGAGCTGATGGCCTCCGGACGCACCGTGCTGGCGCGCGAGGAGGTCATGGAGGGGATCCCCGAGATGATCCACGACGTGCAGGTCGAGGCGACCTTCCCGGACGGCACCAAGCTCGTCACCGTCCACGACCCGATCGTCTGA
- a CDS encoding adenosylmethionine--8-amino-7-oxononanoate transaminase produces MPDQHLPLPDPQDALPAADLVALDRQHVWHPYGPMPGKQDPLVVASASGVRLRLATPSQGHEELVDGMSSWWSAVHGYNHPVLNEAVTAQLGRMSHVMFGGLTHEPAVRLATRLVEITPAGLEHVFLADSGSVSVEVAVKMCLQYWRSVGRPGKTRLLTWRGGYHGDTWQPMAVCDPEGGMHELWSGQLPRQLFADAPPAGFDVPVDPSYVAHLRSLIAAHADELAAVIVEPVVQGAGGMQFHNPGYVAALRDLCDEYDVLLVLDEIATGFGRTGALFAAEHAGITPDVMCLGKALTGGYLTLSATLCTERVADGISRGEVPVLAHGPTFMGNPLATAVANASIDLLLSQDWQREIKRLEAGLLAGLEPARALPGVRDVRVLGAIGVIQLDHPVDMTAATRAAVREGVWLRPFRDLIYTMPPFVTGDADVARICRAVCAAAREG; encoded by the coding sequence ATGCCTGATCAGCACCTCCCGCTGCCTGATCCGCAGGACGCGCTGCCGGCCGCCGACCTGGTCGCGCTGGACCGGCAGCACGTCTGGCACCCGTACGGCCCGATGCCCGGCAAGCAGGATCCGCTGGTCGTCGCCTCCGCGTCGGGCGTCCGGCTGCGTCTCGCCACCCCCTCCCAGGGGCACGAGGAGCTGGTCGACGGGATGTCCTCCTGGTGGTCGGCCGTCCACGGCTACAACCACCCGGTGCTGAACGAGGCCGTGACCGCCCAGTTGGGTCGGATGTCGCACGTCATGTTCGGCGGGCTCACCCACGAGCCCGCCGTCCGCCTCGCGACGAGGCTCGTCGAGATCACCCCGGCCGGCCTGGAGCACGTGTTCCTGGCCGACTCGGGTTCGGTCTCCGTCGAGGTCGCCGTGAAGATGTGCCTCCAGTACTGGCGCTCCGTCGGCCGGCCCGGCAAGACCCGCCTGCTCACCTGGCGCGGCGGCTACCACGGGGACACCTGGCAGCCGATGGCCGTCTGCGACCCCGAGGGCGGGATGCACGAACTGTGGTCGGGGCAACTGCCGCGGCAACTGTTCGCGGACGCCCCTCCGGCCGGGTTCGACGTGCCGGTGGACCCCTCGTACGTGGCCCACCTGCGCTCCCTGATCGCGGCGCACGCCGACGAGCTGGCGGCCGTGATCGTGGAGCCCGTGGTCCAGGGCGCGGGCGGCATGCAGTTCCACAACCCGGGCTACGTCGCCGCGCTCCGGGACCTGTGCGACGAGTACGACGTCCTCCTCGTCCTGGACGAGATCGCCACCGGCTTCGGTCGTACGGGCGCGCTGTTCGCGGCGGAACACGCGGGGATCACCCCGGACGTGATGTGCCTGGGCAAGGCCCTGACCGGCGGATACCTCACCCTCTCCGCGACGCTCTGCACCGAGCGGGTGGCCGACGGGATCTCCCGCGGCGAGGTGCCCGTTCTGGCGCACGGGCCGACGTTCATGGGCAACCCGCTCGCGACGGCGGTGGCGAACGCCTCGATCGACCTGCTGCTGAGCCAGGACTGGCAACGGGAGATCAAGCGTCTCGAAGCCGGTCTCCTGGCGGGCCTGGAACCGGCCAGGGCCCTTCCCGGTGTACGCGACGTCCGGGTCCTGGGCGCGATCGGCGTGATCCAGCTCGACCACCCCGTGGACATGACCGCCGCCACCCGGGCGGCCGTCCGGGAAGGGGTCTGGCTGCGCCCGTTCCGCGATCTGATCTACACGATGCCTCCGTTCGTGACGGGCGACGCCGACGTGGCGCGCATCTGCCGTGCGGTGTGCGCAGCGGCCCGGGAGGGCTGA
- a CDS encoding 8-amino-7-oxononanoate synthase, producing MTEHTPEPEDVFAWIDGEEQAREQAGLVRTLRPRPSDSPLMDLAGNDYLGLSRHPETIRGAQEAAERWGGGATGSRLVTGTTELHAQLERELAAFCGFEAALVLSSGYAANLAAVTALSDRDTLVVSDAGNHASIVDGCRLSRARIAVTPHGDPDIARKTLAGHEGRALLVSDSVFSVDGDAAPLLAYAAACRDEGAALVVDDAHGLGVLGAGGRGALHALGLAGAPGVVATMTLSKSLGSQGGVVLGPAKVIRHLINTARTFIFDTGLAPAAAGAALASLRLLQREPERADRVRQVAAALYGRLTASGLAAARPDAAVVSVRAPSASAALRWAADCREEGLSVGCFRPPSVPDGISRLRLTARADLTGEEIDRAVGVILRTAPAGATDR from the coding sequence ATGACCGAGCACACCCCGGAGCCCGAGGACGTCTTCGCCTGGATCGACGGCGAGGAGCAGGCACGTGAGCAGGCAGGACTGGTGCGGACGCTGCGCCCGAGGCCGTCCGACTCGCCGCTCATGGACCTCGCGGGCAACGACTACCTGGGTCTCTCCCGGCATCCCGAGACGATCCGCGGCGCCCAGGAGGCGGCCGAGCGGTGGGGCGGGGGAGCCACTGGATCGCGCCTGGTGACGGGCACGACCGAGCTTCATGCCCAGCTCGAGCGGGAACTGGCGGCCTTCTGCGGGTTCGAGGCGGCGCTGGTCCTCTCCTCCGGGTACGCGGCCAACCTGGCGGCCGTCACCGCCCTCAGCGACCGGGACACGCTCGTCGTCTCCGACGCGGGGAACCACGCCTCGATCGTCGACGGCTGCCGCCTCTCACGGGCCCGGATCGCGGTCACCCCGCACGGCGACCCGGACATCGCGCGCAAGACGCTCGCCGGGCACGAGGGCCGTGCCCTGCTGGTCAGCGACTCGGTCTTCTCCGTGGACGGGGACGCCGCGCCGCTCCTCGCGTACGCGGCGGCCTGCCGCGACGAGGGCGCGGCGCTGGTCGTGGACGACGCCCACGGGCTCGGTGTCCTGGGCGCCGGCGGCCGGGGCGCGTTGCACGCCCTCGGGCTGGCGGGCGCGCCCGGCGTGGTCGCGACGATGACCCTGTCGAAGTCCCTCGGCAGCCAGGGCGGGGTGGTGCTCGGCCCGGCGAAGGTGATCCGACACCTGATCAACACGGCCCGGACCTTCATCTTCGACACCGGGTTGGCGCCGGCCGCCGCCGGTGCGGCGCTCGCGAGCCTGCGTCTGCTCCAGCGGGAACCGGAGCGCGCGGACCGGGTGCGGCAGGTGGCCGCCGCGTTGTACGGGCGGCTCACCGCGTCCGGCCTGGCCGCGGCCAGGCCGGACGCGGCCGTGGTGTCGGTGCGGGCCCCGTCGGCCTCGGCGGCACTGCGCTGGGCCGCCGACTGCCGTGAGGAGGGTCTGTCCGTGGGGTGCTTCCGGCCGCCGTCCGTACCGGACGGCATCTCCCGGCTGCGGCTGACCGCCCGGGCGGATCTCACGGGGGAGGAGATCGACCGGGCCGTCGGGGTGATCCTTCGTACCGCTCCCGCCGGAGCCACGGACCGCTGA
- a CDS encoding SGNH/GDSL hydrolase family protein, with product MEMNASYTSFVAIGDSFTEGMSDLLPDGSYRGWADLLAARLATREPDFRYANLAVRGKLIGQIAGEQAPVAAAMGADVVTLVGGLNDALRPKVDMGRVRGHLEEAVELLAPSCKTLVLMRSPGRNGPVMDRFRPRMEELFTILDELATRHDALLVDLYGAPVLADPRMWDVDRLHLTAEGHLRVAEAVWQSLGLAPEDEWRADLAPSAAPSWPARRAEDLRFARQHLLPWIGRRLTGRSSGDGRAAKRAELLPYTPSATDRLS from the coding sequence ATGGAGATGAATGCGTCCTACACCAGTTTTGTCGCGATCGGCGACTCCTTCACCGAGGGCATGTCCGACCTGCTCCCGGACGGCTCCTACCGGGGCTGGGCCGATCTGCTCGCCGCACGCCTCGCGACCCGCGAGCCGGACTTCCGCTACGCGAACCTCGCGGTGCGCGGGAAGCTGATCGGCCAGATCGCCGGGGAGCAGGCGCCGGTGGCGGCCGCGATGGGCGCCGACGTGGTGACGCTCGTGGGCGGCCTGAACGACGCGCTGCGCCCCAAGGTCGACATGGGCCGGGTACGGGGGCACCTGGAAGAGGCCGTGGAACTGCTGGCCCCCTCCTGCAAGACGCTGGTCCTGATGCGTTCGCCGGGCCGCAACGGACCGGTGATGGATCGTTTCCGCCCCCGCATGGAGGAGCTCTTCACCATCCTCGACGAGCTCGCCACGCGGCACGACGCGCTGCTCGTGGACCTGTACGGGGCGCCCGTCCTCGCGGACCCGCGCATGTGGGACGTCGACCGGCTGCACCTCACGGCCGAGGGGCACCTCCGGGTGGCGGAGGCCGTCTGGCAGAGCCTGGGGCTGGCGCCCGAGGACGAGTGGCGGGCCGATCTCGCTCCCTCGGCGGCGCCGAGCTGGCCCGCGCGCAGGGCCGAGGACCTCCGCTTCGCCCGGCAGCACCTGCTGCCCTGGATCGGGCGCCGGCTGACCGGCCGCTCGTCGGGCGACGGACGGGCGGCGAAGCGCGCAGAGCTGCTGCCGTACACGCCTTCGGCCACGGATCGACTCTCGTAG